The following proteins are encoded in a genomic region of Haloarcula marina:
- a CDS encoding KaiC domain-containing protein: MSDNGQDDDDWFESAIDDDGEDGSDPEQTHDAERDGPFGDTTFGDSEAGSSFGDTESDSPFDGTGGDSPFGDSGDDSPFGDSGGDSGGLFEDDFASAFESAGSDASGGDSEFADEDFESDIPRIDIGIEGLDRMIQGGIPERHLIVTVGSAGTGKTTFGLQFLHHGLRNGENCVFITLEQSHSAIMDTANDRGWGFDEYEANGQLAVVDLDPVEMANSLDNIRGELPSLIEDFDADRLVLDSVSLLEMMYDQPAKRRTEVFDFTRSLKKAGVTTMLTSEASEDNPYASRHGIIEYLTDAVFILQYVRSETRETRLAVEIQKIRNANHSRETKPYEITMDGISVYQQANIF; encoded by the coding sequence ACGACGACTGGTTCGAGAGTGCCATCGACGACGACGGCGAGGACGGGTCCGACCCCGAGCAGACCCACGACGCCGAACGCGACGGCCCGTTCGGCGACACTACGTTCGGTGATTCTGAGGCCGGAAGTTCGTTCGGCGACACGGAGAGCGACAGCCCGTTCGATGGGACGGGCGGCGACAGTCCGTTCGGCGATTCGGGTGACGACAGCCCGTTCGGCGACTCCGGCGGCGACAGTGGCGGCCTGTTCGAGGACGACTTCGCGTCGGCGTTCGAGTCCGCGGGGAGCGACGCGTCCGGCGGCGACAGCGAGTTCGCGGACGAGGACTTCGAGTCGGACATCCCGCGCATCGACATCGGCATCGAGGGACTCGACCGGATGATACAGGGCGGCATCCCCGAACGACACCTCATCGTCACCGTCGGGTCTGCCGGGACGGGCAAGACGACCTTCGGACTCCAGTTCCTGCACCACGGCCTCCGGAACGGCGAGAACTGCGTGTTCATCACGCTCGAACAGTCACACAGCGCCATCATGGACACCGCCAACGACCGCGGGTGGGGGTTCGACGAGTACGAAGCCAACGGCCAACTCGCCGTCGTCGACTTAGACCCCGTCGAGATGGCGAACAGCCTCGACAACATCCGCGGCGAACTCCCGAGTCTCATCGAGGACTTCGACGCCGACCGACTGGTGCTCGATTCGGTCTCCCTGCTGGAGATGATGTACGACCAGCCAGCCAAACGCCGGACCGAGGTGTTCGACTTCACCCGGTCGCTGAAGAAGGCGGGCGTGACGACGATGCTCACCTCCGAAGCCAGCGAGGACAATCCCTACGCCTCCCGTCACGGCATCATCGAGTACCTGACCGACGCCGTGTTCATCCTCCAGTACGTCCGCTCGGAGACCCGCGAGACGCGCCTCGCCGTCGAGATTCAGAAGATACGCAACGCGAACCACTCCCGGGAGACGAAGCCCTACGAGATAACGATGGACGGCATCAGTGTCTACCAGCAGGCCAACATCTTCTGA